From a single Eubalaena glacialis isolate mEubGla1 chromosome 15, mEubGla1.1.hap2.+ XY, whole genome shotgun sequence genomic region:
- the MBD1 gene encoding methyl-CpG-binding domain protein 1 isoform X12, producing the protein MAEDWLDCPALGPGWKRREVFRKSGATCGRSDTYYQSPTGDRIRSKVELTRYLGPACDLTLFDFKQGILCYPAPKAHSLAIPSRKRKKPSRPAKAQKRQVGPPKSEVRKEAPRDETKADADTAPASLPAPGCCENCGISFSGDGTRRQRLKTLCKDCRAQRIAFNREQRMFKRVGCGECAACQVTEDCGACSTCLLQLPHDVASGLFCKCERRRCLRIVERSRGCGVCRGCQTREDCGRCRVCLRPPRPGLRRQWRCVQRRCLRGKHGRRRGGCDSKVAPRRRPPRTQPLPALPPSQPPESPELHPRALAPSPPAEFIYYCVDEDELPYTNRRQNRKCGACAACLRRMDCGHCDFCCDKPKFGGSNQKRQKCRWRQCLQFAMKRLLPSVWAGSEDGAGPPAPYPRRKRPGSARRPRLGQTSKLPLATPMAQPDRARTPVKQEAGSGFVLPPPGTDLVFLREGASSPVQVPGPAPASTAALLQEAQCPGLSWVVALPQVKQEKADAQEDWTPGTAILTSPVLLPGCPSKAVDPGLPPVKQEPPDPEEDKEEENKDDSTSDLAPEEEAGGAGTPVITEIFSLGGTRLRDTAVWLPRAGNREGKMDVKSGRPRRHWRHRARAGNHADGPEPMSASHHLQLR; encoded by the exons ATGGCTGAGGACTGGCTGGACTGCCCGGCCCTGGGCCCTGGCTGGAAGCGCCGTGAGGTCTTTCGCAAGTCAGGTGCCACCTGTGGACGCTCAGACACCTATTACCAGAG ccccacaggaGACAGGATCCGAAGCAAAGTTGAGCTGACCCGATACCTGGGCCCTGCGTGCGATCTCACCCTCTTCGACTTCAAACAAGGCATCCTGTGCTATCCAGCCCCCAAG GCCCATTCCTTGGCCATCCCCAGCAGGAAGCGGAAGAAGCCTTCGAGGCCAGCCAAGGCTCAGAAACGTCAGGTTGGACCTCCGAAGAGCGAAGTCAGGAAGGAGGCCCCAAGGGATGAGACCAAGGCTGATGCTGACACAGCCCCAGCTTCGCTTCCTGCGCCTGG GTGCTGTGAGAACTGTGGAATCAGCTTTTCAGGGGATGGAACCCGACGGCAGCGGCTCAAGACTCTGTGCAAGGACTGCCGAG cACAGAGAATTGCTTTCAACCGGGAGCAGAGGATGTTTAAG CGTGTGGGCTGCGGGGAGTGTGCGGCCTGCCAGGTAACGGAAGACTGTGGGGCCTGCTCCACCTGCCTTCTGCAGTTGCCCCATGATGTGGCCTCGGGGCTGTTCTGCAAGTGTGAGCGAAGACGGTGCCTCCGGATTGTGGAAAGG AGCCGAGGGTGTGGAGTGTGCCGGGGCTGTCAGACCCGAGAGGACTGTGGCCGTTGTCGAGTCTGCCTTCGCCCTCCCCGCCCTGGTCTCAGGCGCCAGTGGAGGTGCGTCCAGCGGCGTTGCCTGCGG GGTAAACACGGCCGCCGCAGGGGAGGCTGCGACTCCAAGGTGGCTCCCCGGCGGCGCCCCCCCCGAACCCAGCCACTGCCTGCACTTCCGCCCTCGCAGCCTCCAGAGTCTCCAGAGCTG CACCCCAGAGCCCTGGCCCCCTCGCCACCTGCTGAATTCATCTATTACTGTGTAGACGAGGACGAGCTA CCTTACACGAACCGTCGGCAGAACCGCAAGTGTggggcctgtgcagcctgccTGCGGCGGATGGACTGTGGCCACTGCGACTTCTGCTGTGATAAGCCCAAATTCGGGGGCAGCAACCAGAAGCGCCAGAAGTGTCGTTGGCGCCAGTGCCTGCAGTTTGCTATG AAGCGGCTGCTGCCAAGTGTCTGGGCAGGGTCCGAGGATGGCGCCGGGCCACCCGCACCTTACCCGCGTCGAAAGAGGCCTGGCTCTGCTCGAAGGCCCCGTCTGGGTCAGACCTCGAAGCTTCCCTTGGCCACGCCCATGGCCCAACCAGACCGTGCCCGGACTCCAGTGAAGCAGGAAGCAGGCAGCGGCTTTGTGCTGCCCCCGCCTGGCACCGACCTCGTGTTCTTACGGGAGGGTGCAAGCAGTCCCGTGCAGGTGCCTGGCCCAGCTCCAGCTTCCACAGCAGCTCTGTTACAG GAGGCCCAGTGCCCTGGCCTGAGTTGGGTCGTGGCCTTACCCCAGGTGAAGCAAGAGAAGGCGGATGCCCAGGAAGACTGGACACCGGGCACAGCCATCCTGACTTCTCCTGTATTGCTGCCCGGCTGCCCCAGCAAG GCAGTAGACCCAGGCCTGCCACCTGTGAAGCAAGAGCCACCTGACCCTGAGGAGGACAAGGAGGAGGAGAACAAGGATGACTCCACCTCTGACTTGGCCCCagaggaggaggcaggaggggctggCACGCCCGTG ATCACGGAGATTTTCAGCCTGGGTGGAACCCGCCTCCGGGACACAGCAGTCTGGTTGCCAAG GGCAGGCAATCGGGAAGGGAAGATGGATGTAAAGAGTGGGAGACCGAGGAGACACTGGCGCCACCGAGCACGAGCTGGAAACCACGCGGATGGCCCGGAACCCATGTCAGCCTCTCACCACCTCCAACTTCGATGA
- the MBD1 gene encoding methyl-CpG-binding domain protein 1 isoform X11: MAEDWLDCPALGPGWKRREVFRKSGATCGRSDTYYQSPTGDRIRSKVELTRYLGPACDLTLFDFKQGILCYPAPKAHSLAIPSRKRKKPSRPAKAQKRQVGPPKSEVRKEAPRDETKADADTAPASLPAPGCCENCGISFSGDGTRRQRLKTLCKDCRAQRIAFNREQRMFKRVGCGECAACQVTEDCGACSTCLLQLPHDVASGLFCKCERRRCLRIVERSRGCGVCRGCQTREDCGRCRVCLRPPRPGLRRQWRCVQRRCLRGKHGRRRGGCDSKVAPRRRPPRTQPLPALPPSQPPESPELHPRALAPSPPAEFIYYCVDEDELQPYTNRRQNRKCGACAACLRRMDCGHCDFCCDKPKFGGSNQKRQKCRWRQCLQFAMKRLLPSVWAGSEDGAGPPAPYPRRKRPGSARRPRLGQTSKLPLATPMAQPDRARTPVKQEAGSGFVLPPPGTDLVFLREGASSPVQVPGPAPASTAALLQEAQCPGLSWVVALPQVKQEKADAQEDWTPGTAILTSPVLLPGCPSKAVDPGLPPVKQEPPDPEEDKEEENKDDSTSDLAPEEEAGGAGTPVITEIFSLGGTRLRDTAVWLPRAGNREGKMDVKSGRPRRHWRHRARAGNHADGPEPMSASHHLQLR; encoded by the exons ATGGCTGAGGACTGGCTGGACTGCCCGGCCCTGGGCCCTGGCTGGAAGCGCCGTGAGGTCTTTCGCAAGTCAGGTGCCACCTGTGGACGCTCAGACACCTATTACCAGAG ccccacaggaGACAGGATCCGAAGCAAAGTTGAGCTGACCCGATACCTGGGCCCTGCGTGCGATCTCACCCTCTTCGACTTCAAACAAGGCATCCTGTGCTATCCAGCCCCCAAG GCCCATTCCTTGGCCATCCCCAGCAGGAAGCGGAAGAAGCCTTCGAGGCCAGCCAAGGCTCAGAAACGTCAGGTTGGACCTCCGAAGAGCGAAGTCAGGAAGGAGGCCCCAAGGGATGAGACCAAGGCTGATGCTGACACAGCCCCAGCTTCGCTTCCTGCGCCTGG GTGCTGTGAGAACTGTGGAATCAGCTTTTCAGGGGATGGAACCCGACGGCAGCGGCTCAAGACTCTGTGCAAGGACTGCCGAG cACAGAGAATTGCTTTCAACCGGGAGCAGAGGATGTTTAAG CGTGTGGGCTGCGGGGAGTGTGCGGCCTGCCAGGTAACGGAAGACTGTGGGGCCTGCTCCACCTGCCTTCTGCAGTTGCCCCATGATGTGGCCTCGGGGCTGTTCTGCAAGTGTGAGCGAAGACGGTGCCTCCGGATTGTGGAAAGG AGCCGAGGGTGTGGAGTGTGCCGGGGCTGTCAGACCCGAGAGGACTGTGGCCGTTGTCGAGTCTGCCTTCGCCCTCCCCGCCCTGGTCTCAGGCGCCAGTGGAGGTGCGTCCAGCGGCGTTGCCTGCGG GGTAAACACGGCCGCCGCAGGGGAGGCTGCGACTCCAAGGTGGCTCCCCGGCGGCGCCCCCCCCGAACCCAGCCACTGCCTGCACTTCCGCCCTCGCAGCCTCCAGAGTCTCCAGAGCTG CACCCCAGAGCCCTGGCCCCCTCGCCACCTGCTGAATTCATCTATTACTGTGTAGACGAGGACGAGCTA CAGCCTTACACGAACCGTCGGCAGAACCGCAAGTGTggggcctgtgcagcctgccTGCGGCGGATGGACTGTGGCCACTGCGACTTCTGCTGTGATAAGCCCAAATTCGGGGGCAGCAACCAGAAGCGCCAGAAGTGTCGTTGGCGCCAGTGCCTGCAGTTTGCTATG AAGCGGCTGCTGCCAAGTGTCTGGGCAGGGTCCGAGGATGGCGCCGGGCCACCCGCACCTTACCCGCGTCGAAAGAGGCCTGGCTCTGCTCGAAGGCCCCGTCTGGGTCAGACCTCGAAGCTTCCCTTGGCCACGCCCATGGCCCAACCAGACCGTGCCCGGACTCCAGTGAAGCAGGAAGCAGGCAGCGGCTTTGTGCTGCCCCCGCCTGGCACCGACCTCGTGTTCTTACGGGAGGGTGCAAGCAGTCCCGTGCAGGTGCCTGGCCCAGCTCCAGCTTCCACAGCAGCTCTGTTACAG GAGGCCCAGTGCCCTGGCCTGAGTTGGGTCGTGGCCTTACCCCAGGTGAAGCAAGAGAAGGCGGATGCCCAGGAAGACTGGACACCGGGCACAGCCATCCTGACTTCTCCTGTATTGCTGCCCGGCTGCCCCAGCAAG GCAGTAGACCCAGGCCTGCCACCTGTGAAGCAAGAGCCACCTGACCCTGAGGAGGACAAGGAGGAGGAGAACAAGGATGACTCCACCTCTGACTTGGCCCCagaggaggaggcaggaggggctggCACGCCCGTG ATCACGGAGATTTTCAGCCTGGGTGGAACCCGCCTCCGGGACACAGCAGTCTGGTTGCCAAG GGCAGGCAATCGGGAAGGGAAGATGGATGTAAAGAGTGGGAGACCGAGGAGACACTGGCGCCACCGAGCACGAGCTGGAAACCACGCGGATGGCCCGGAACCCATGTCAGCCTCTCACCACCTCCAACTTCGATGA
- the MBD1 gene encoding methyl-CpG-binding domain protein 1 isoform X21, producing the protein MAEDWLDCPALGPGWKRREVFRKSGATCGRSDTYYQSPTGDRIRSKVELTRYLGPACDLTLFDFKQGILCYPAPKAHSLAIPSRKRKKPSRPAKAQKRQVGPPKSEVRKEAPRDETKADADTAPASLPAPGCCENCGISFSGDGTRRQRLKTLCKDCRAQRIAFNREQRMFKRVGCGECAACQVTEDCGACSTCLLQLPHDVASGLFCKCERRRCLRIVERSRGCGVCRGCQTREDCGRCRVCLRPPRPGLRRQWRCVQRRCLRHLAHRLRRHHQRCQRRPPLAVAPPAGKHGRRRGGCDSKVAPRRRPPRTQPLPALPPSQPPESPELQPYTNRRQNRKCGACAACLRRMDCGHCDFCCDKPKFGGSNQKRQKCRWRQCLQFAMKRLLPSVWAGSEDGAGPPAPYPRRKRPGSARRPRLGQTSKLPLATPMAQPDRARTPVKQEAGSGFVLPPPGTDLVFLREGASSPVQVPGPAPASTAALLQAVDPGLPPVKQEPPDPEEDKEEENKDDSTSDLAPEEEAGGAGTPVITEIFSLGGTRLRDTAVWLPSLQGRQSGREDGCKEWETEETLAPPSTSWKPRGWPGTHVSLSPPPTSMTWVSCRRSWCPSSQS; encoded by the exons ATGGCTGAGGACTGGCTGGACTGCCCGGCCCTGGGCCCTGGCTGGAAGCGCCGTGAGGTCTTTCGCAAGTCAGGTGCCACCTGTGGACGCTCAGACACCTATTACCAGAG ccccacaggaGACAGGATCCGAAGCAAAGTTGAGCTGACCCGATACCTGGGCCCTGCGTGCGATCTCACCCTCTTCGACTTCAAACAAGGCATCCTGTGCTATCCAGCCCCCAAG GCCCATTCCTTGGCCATCCCCAGCAGGAAGCGGAAGAAGCCTTCGAGGCCAGCCAAGGCTCAGAAACGTCAGGTTGGACCTCCGAAGAGCGAAGTCAGGAAGGAGGCCCCAAGGGATGAGACCAAGGCTGATGCTGACACAGCCCCAGCTTCGCTTCCTGCGCCTGG GTGCTGTGAGAACTGTGGAATCAGCTTTTCAGGGGATGGAACCCGACGGCAGCGGCTCAAGACTCTGTGCAAGGACTGCCGAG cACAGAGAATTGCTTTCAACCGGGAGCAGAGGATGTTTAAG CGTGTGGGCTGCGGGGAGTGTGCGGCCTGCCAGGTAACGGAAGACTGTGGGGCCTGCTCCACCTGCCTTCTGCAGTTGCCCCATGATGTGGCCTCGGGGCTGTTCTGCAAGTGTGAGCGAAGACGGTGCCTCCGGATTGTGGAAAGG AGCCGAGGGTGTGGAGTGTGCCGGGGCTGTCAGACCCGAGAGGACTGTGGCCGTTGTCGAGTCTGCCTTCGCCCTCCCCGCCCTGGTCTCAGGCGCCAGTGGAGGTGCGTCCAGCGGCGTTGCCTGCGG CACCTTGCACACCGCCTCCGCCGCCACCATCAGCGATGTCAACGACGCCCTCCCCTAGCTGTGGCTCCCCCTGCT GGTAAACACGGCCGCCGCAGGGGAGGCTGCGACTCCAAGGTGGCTCCCCGGCGGCGCCCCCCCCGAACCCAGCCACTGCCTGCACTTCCGCCCTCGCAGCCTCCAGAGTCTCCAGAGCTG CAGCCTTACACGAACCGTCGGCAGAACCGCAAGTGTggggcctgtgcagcctgccTGCGGCGGATGGACTGTGGCCACTGCGACTTCTGCTGTGATAAGCCCAAATTCGGGGGCAGCAACCAGAAGCGCCAGAAGTGTCGTTGGCGCCAGTGCCTGCAGTTTGCTATG AAGCGGCTGCTGCCAAGTGTCTGGGCAGGGTCCGAGGATGGCGCCGGGCCACCCGCACCTTACCCGCGTCGAAAGAGGCCTGGCTCTGCTCGAAGGCCCCGTCTGGGTCAGACCTCGAAGCTTCCCTTGGCCACGCCCATGGCCCAACCAGACCGTGCCCGGACTCCAGTGAAGCAGGAAGCAGGCAGCGGCTTTGTGCTGCCCCCGCCTGGCACCGACCTCGTGTTCTTACGGGAGGGTGCAAGCAGTCCCGTGCAGGTGCCTGGCCCAGCTCCAGCTTCCACAGCAGCTCTGTTACAG GCAGTAGACCCAGGCCTGCCACCTGTGAAGCAAGAGCCACCTGACCCTGAGGAGGACAAGGAGGAGGAGAACAAGGATGACTCCACCTCTGACTTGGCCCCagaggaggaggcaggaggggctggCACGCCCGTG ATCACGGAGATTTTCAGCCTGGGTGGAACCCGCCTCCGGGACACAGCAGTCTGGTTGCCAAG TCTGCAGGGCAGGCAATCGGGAAGGGAAGATGGATGTAAAGAGTGGGAGACCGAGGAGACACTGGCGCCACCGAGCACGAGCTGGAAACCACGCGGATGGCCCGGAACCCATGTCAGCCTCTCACCACCTCCAACTTCGATGACGTGGGTTTCCTGCAGAAGAAGCTGGTGCCCTTCATCACAGAGTTAA
- the MBD1 gene encoding methyl-CpG-binding domain protein 1 isoform X3 — protein sequence MAEDWLDCPALGPGWKRREVFRKSGATCGRSDTYYQSPTGDRIRSKVELTRYLGPACDLTLFDFKQGILCYPAPKAHSLAIPSRKRKKPSRPAKAQKRQVGPPKSEVRKEAPRDETKADADTAPASLPAPGCCENCGISFSGDGTRRQRLKTLCKDCRAQRIAFNREQRMFKRVGCGECAACQVTEDCGACSTCLLQLPHDVASGLFCKCERRRCLRIVERSRGCGVCRGCQTREDCGRCRVCLRPPRPGLRRQWRCVQRRCLRHLAHRLRRHHQRCQRRPPLAVAPPAGKHGRRRGGCDSKVAPRRRPPRTQPLPALPPSQPPESPELHPRALAPSPPAEFIYYCVDEDELPYTNRRQNRKCGACAACLRRMDCGHCDFCCDKPKFGGSNQKRQKCRWRQCLQFAMKRLLPSVWAGSEDGAGPPAPYPRRKRPGSARRPRLGQTSKLPLATPMAQPDRARTPVKQEAGSGFVLPPPGTDLVFLREGASSPVQVPGPAPASTAALLQEAQCPGLSWVVALPQVKQEKADAQEDWTPGTAILTSPVLLPGCPSKAVDPGLPPVKQEPPDPEEDKEEENKDDSTSDLAPEEEAGGAGTPVITEIFSLGGTRLRDTAVWLPSLQGRQSGREDGCKEWETEETLAPPSTSWKPRGWPGTHVSLSPPPTSMTWVSCRRSWCPSSQS from the exons ATGGCTGAGGACTGGCTGGACTGCCCGGCCCTGGGCCCTGGCTGGAAGCGCCGTGAGGTCTTTCGCAAGTCAGGTGCCACCTGTGGACGCTCAGACACCTATTACCAGAG ccccacaggaGACAGGATCCGAAGCAAAGTTGAGCTGACCCGATACCTGGGCCCTGCGTGCGATCTCACCCTCTTCGACTTCAAACAAGGCATCCTGTGCTATCCAGCCCCCAAG GCCCATTCCTTGGCCATCCCCAGCAGGAAGCGGAAGAAGCCTTCGAGGCCAGCCAAGGCTCAGAAACGTCAGGTTGGACCTCCGAAGAGCGAAGTCAGGAAGGAGGCCCCAAGGGATGAGACCAAGGCTGATGCTGACACAGCCCCAGCTTCGCTTCCTGCGCCTGG GTGCTGTGAGAACTGTGGAATCAGCTTTTCAGGGGATGGAACCCGACGGCAGCGGCTCAAGACTCTGTGCAAGGACTGCCGAG cACAGAGAATTGCTTTCAACCGGGAGCAGAGGATGTTTAAG CGTGTGGGCTGCGGGGAGTGTGCGGCCTGCCAGGTAACGGAAGACTGTGGGGCCTGCTCCACCTGCCTTCTGCAGTTGCCCCATGATGTGGCCTCGGGGCTGTTCTGCAAGTGTGAGCGAAGACGGTGCCTCCGGATTGTGGAAAGG AGCCGAGGGTGTGGAGTGTGCCGGGGCTGTCAGACCCGAGAGGACTGTGGCCGTTGTCGAGTCTGCCTTCGCCCTCCCCGCCCTGGTCTCAGGCGCCAGTGGAGGTGCGTCCAGCGGCGTTGCCTGCGG CACCTTGCACACCGCCTCCGCCGCCACCATCAGCGATGTCAACGACGCCCTCCCCTAGCTGTGGCTCCCCCTGCT GGTAAACACGGCCGCCGCAGGGGAGGCTGCGACTCCAAGGTGGCTCCCCGGCGGCGCCCCCCCCGAACCCAGCCACTGCCTGCACTTCCGCCCTCGCAGCCTCCAGAGTCTCCAGAGCTG CACCCCAGAGCCCTGGCCCCCTCGCCACCTGCTGAATTCATCTATTACTGTGTAGACGAGGACGAGCTA CCTTACACGAACCGTCGGCAGAACCGCAAGTGTggggcctgtgcagcctgccTGCGGCGGATGGACTGTGGCCACTGCGACTTCTGCTGTGATAAGCCCAAATTCGGGGGCAGCAACCAGAAGCGCCAGAAGTGTCGTTGGCGCCAGTGCCTGCAGTTTGCTATG AAGCGGCTGCTGCCAAGTGTCTGGGCAGGGTCCGAGGATGGCGCCGGGCCACCCGCACCTTACCCGCGTCGAAAGAGGCCTGGCTCTGCTCGAAGGCCCCGTCTGGGTCAGACCTCGAAGCTTCCCTTGGCCACGCCCATGGCCCAACCAGACCGTGCCCGGACTCCAGTGAAGCAGGAAGCAGGCAGCGGCTTTGTGCTGCCCCCGCCTGGCACCGACCTCGTGTTCTTACGGGAGGGTGCAAGCAGTCCCGTGCAGGTGCCTGGCCCAGCTCCAGCTTCCACAGCAGCTCTGTTACAG GAGGCCCAGTGCCCTGGCCTGAGTTGGGTCGTGGCCTTACCCCAGGTGAAGCAAGAGAAGGCGGATGCCCAGGAAGACTGGACACCGGGCACAGCCATCCTGACTTCTCCTGTATTGCTGCCCGGCTGCCCCAGCAAG GCAGTAGACCCAGGCCTGCCACCTGTGAAGCAAGAGCCACCTGACCCTGAGGAGGACAAGGAGGAGGAGAACAAGGATGACTCCACCTCTGACTTGGCCCCagaggaggaggcaggaggggctggCACGCCCGTG ATCACGGAGATTTTCAGCCTGGGTGGAACCCGCCTCCGGGACACAGCAGTCTGGTTGCCAAG TCTGCAGGGCAGGCAATCGGGAAGGGAAGATGGATGTAAAGAGTGGGAGACCGAGGAGACACTGGCGCCACCGAGCACGAGCTGGAAACCACGCGGATGGCCCGGAACCCATGTCAGCCTCTCACCACCTCCAACTTCGATGACGTGGGTTTCCTGCAGAAGAAGCTGGTGCCCTTCATCACAGAGTTAA
- the MBD1 gene encoding methyl-CpG-binding domain protein 1 isoform X6 has translation MAEDWLDCPALGPGWKRREVFRKSGATCGRSDTYYQSPTGDRIRSKVELTRYLGPACDLTLFDFKQGILCYPAPKAHSLAIPSRKRKKPSRPAKAQKRQVGPPKSEVRKEAPRDETKADADTAPASLPAPGCCENCGISFSGDGTRRQRLKTLCKDCRAQRIAFNREQRMFKRVGCGECAACQVTEDCGACSTCLLQLPHDVASGLFCKCERRRCLRIVERSRGCGVCRGCQTREDCGRCRVCLRPPRPGLRRQWRCVQRRCLRHLAHRLRRHHQRCQRRPPLAVAPPAGKHGRRRGGCDSKVAPRRRPPRTQPLPALPPSQPPESPELQPYTNRRQNRKCGACAACLRRMDCGHCDFCCDKPKFGGSNQKRQKCRWRQCLQFAMKRLLPSVWAGSEDGAGPPAPYPRRKRPGSARRPRLGQTSKLPLATPMAQPDRARTPVKQEAGSGFVLPPPGTDLVFLREGASSPVQVPGPAPASTAALLQEAQCPGLSWVVALPQVKQEKADAQEDWTPGTAILTSPVLLPGCPSKAVDPGLPPVKQEPPDPEEDKEEENKDDSTSDLAPEEEAGGAGTPVITEIFSLGGTRLRDTAVWLPSLQGRQSGREDGCKEWETEETLAPPSTSWKPRGWPGTHVSLSPPPTSMTWVSCRRSWCPSSQS, from the exons ATGGCTGAGGACTGGCTGGACTGCCCGGCCCTGGGCCCTGGCTGGAAGCGCCGTGAGGTCTTTCGCAAGTCAGGTGCCACCTGTGGACGCTCAGACACCTATTACCAGAG ccccacaggaGACAGGATCCGAAGCAAAGTTGAGCTGACCCGATACCTGGGCCCTGCGTGCGATCTCACCCTCTTCGACTTCAAACAAGGCATCCTGTGCTATCCAGCCCCCAAG GCCCATTCCTTGGCCATCCCCAGCAGGAAGCGGAAGAAGCCTTCGAGGCCAGCCAAGGCTCAGAAACGTCAGGTTGGACCTCCGAAGAGCGAAGTCAGGAAGGAGGCCCCAAGGGATGAGACCAAGGCTGATGCTGACACAGCCCCAGCTTCGCTTCCTGCGCCTGG GTGCTGTGAGAACTGTGGAATCAGCTTTTCAGGGGATGGAACCCGACGGCAGCGGCTCAAGACTCTGTGCAAGGACTGCCGAG cACAGAGAATTGCTTTCAACCGGGAGCAGAGGATGTTTAAG CGTGTGGGCTGCGGGGAGTGTGCGGCCTGCCAGGTAACGGAAGACTGTGGGGCCTGCTCCACCTGCCTTCTGCAGTTGCCCCATGATGTGGCCTCGGGGCTGTTCTGCAAGTGTGAGCGAAGACGGTGCCTCCGGATTGTGGAAAGG AGCCGAGGGTGTGGAGTGTGCCGGGGCTGTCAGACCCGAGAGGACTGTGGCCGTTGTCGAGTCTGCCTTCGCCCTCCCCGCCCTGGTCTCAGGCGCCAGTGGAGGTGCGTCCAGCGGCGTTGCCTGCGG CACCTTGCACACCGCCTCCGCCGCCACCATCAGCGATGTCAACGACGCCCTCCCCTAGCTGTGGCTCCCCCTGCT GGTAAACACGGCCGCCGCAGGGGAGGCTGCGACTCCAAGGTGGCTCCCCGGCGGCGCCCCCCCCGAACCCAGCCACTGCCTGCACTTCCGCCCTCGCAGCCTCCAGAGTCTCCAGAGCTG CAGCCTTACACGAACCGTCGGCAGAACCGCAAGTGTggggcctgtgcagcctgccTGCGGCGGATGGACTGTGGCCACTGCGACTTCTGCTGTGATAAGCCCAAATTCGGGGGCAGCAACCAGAAGCGCCAGAAGTGTCGTTGGCGCCAGTGCCTGCAGTTTGCTATG AAGCGGCTGCTGCCAAGTGTCTGGGCAGGGTCCGAGGATGGCGCCGGGCCACCCGCACCTTACCCGCGTCGAAAGAGGCCTGGCTCTGCTCGAAGGCCCCGTCTGGGTCAGACCTCGAAGCTTCCCTTGGCCACGCCCATGGCCCAACCAGACCGTGCCCGGACTCCAGTGAAGCAGGAAGCAGGCAGCGGCTTTGTGCTGCCCCCGCCTGGCACCGACCTCGTGTTCTTACGGGAGGGTGCAAGCAGTCCCGTGCAGGTGCCTGGCCCAGCTCCAGCTTCCACAGCAGCTCTGTTACAG GAGGCCCAGTGCCCTGGCCTGAGTTGGGTCGTGGCCTTACCCCAGGTGAAGCAAGAGAAGGCGGATGCCCAGGAAGACTGGACACCGGGCACAGCCATCCTGACTTCTCCTGTATTGCTGCCCGGCTGCCCCAGCAAG GCAGTAGACCCAGGCCTGCCACCTGTGAAGCAAGAGCCACCTGACCCTGAGGAGGACAAGGAGGAGGAGAACAAGGATGACTCCACCTCTGACTTGGCCCCagaggaggaggcaggaggggctggCACGCCCGTG ATCACGGAGATTTTCAGCCTGGGTGGAACCCGCCTCCGGGACACAGCAGTCTGGTTGCCAAG TCTGCAGGGCAGGCAATCGGGAAGGGAAGATGGATGTAAAGAGTGGGAGACCGAGGAGACACTGGCGCCACCGAGCACGAGCTGGAAACCACGCGGATGGCCCGGAACCCATGTCAGCCTCTCACCACCTCCAACTTCGATGACGTGGGTTTCCTGCAGAAGAAGCTGGTGCCCTTCATCACAGAGTTAA